One region of Cucurbita pepo subsp. pepo cultivar mu-cu-16 chromosome LG03, ASM280686v2, whole genome shotgun sequence genomic DNA includes:
- the LOC111791197 gene encoding putative phytosulfokines 6 has translation MNQSSHGFFFFFFFSFLFIFLLFSQSASARFPAAKQGLGETHEKLTHGVVQADSWADFPHMIGGREKGEEEEEGWEKRKMMLEAHLDYVYTQNVKH, from the exons ATGAACCAGAGCTCCcatggcttcttcttcttcttcttcttctcttttctcttcattttccttctcttttcccAATCAGCCTCTGCCCGATTCCCAGCAGCCAAACAGG GTCTAGGGGAAACCCACGAGAAGCTCACCCATGGAGTGGTTCAAGCAGATTCATGGGCAGATTTCCCCCAT atGATAGGAGGAAGGGAgaagggagaagaagaagaagaaggatgggagaagaggaagatgatgTTAGAAGCACACTTGGATTATGTTTACACACAGAATGTGAAGCATTGA